DNA sequence from the Vicia villosa cultivar HV-30 ecotype Madison, WI linkage group LG3, Vvil1.0, whole genome shotgun sequence genome:
TTTGATTTCCCAATGATAGACCGAGTAAAGGATTGGATGCAATGTTTGCCAAACGGTACCATTTAGACATGGACAGAGTAATAAGATAAACTTCTAGAGAGATTTTTCACCAATGCACGTTGTGTTGAAAGAAGAATTGATTGCAATGTCGTAAGTGCGAATGAGGATCTTCATTAGGAGACCTTGAGTACTATCTAGTTGTTTGCAGCATCTGAAACATCATAGGTTTGAATTCAAACTGGATTGTAGTGATTTCTAGTAAGATGATATCGGTACTCATGGCGTTTGGATCAAAGACTGCATAGTCTCTGATGTTACATGCCCTATCATTGGCGATGCCAATAATGTCGTTATCAGCCATGACAAGGATTTCCTCGTATTGCTCTTCTTCGTCAGGTAATTCTGGGAAATCAAAGTTTTCCTAATTAGCAATAATTGGGTTCTCAGGTGGATGTGCAGCACATTGTTGTCTTCTTAGCGCTCTGAGAGTTCTTTCAGGTTCAGGACATCCATTGTAATTGGACGCAACGACTTGTGCATATAATAGCTAAAAGCTTGTCGTGACACCAGATGACAACAAACATTAAAAGCTCAAATCCTTTAaaacacaaataaataaacacaaaaTTAGAAATGTAACTAAATATATTCCCCGACAACGGCGTCAAAAACTTGTTGCTAGAATTAATGTTATGTCACATGCAAGTAAACATGTATATTTGATTGCAGCAAGTCATAAAGAAAGAGTATCGCACCCACATGAAAATATGTAATTACTTAGATTTGTAGTTAATTACATTTGGGTTCTCAAGCATGAGAAGAGAGAAATAATATGTGATTTGTATTATTCAGTGTATTCCTAAGATACTGCTAATAGTGTGAATAGAGAGGTGGAAATATATCCAGAGTTAATGAGTTAAGCTATGATCCATTAATATTTGAGAAGTGAATATGTACGCTGATGTGCAGGGTCGTGACATGTGAGGTCAGAGTGACCAAGTGGTGtatctctacaacatcaaggcaTGCATATAAAGGGCAAAGGGTTAAATACCTTTTACCCCCCTGCCAAATAAGCGAGATTTGGTTttgccccctttaaaaaaaattgttgcgcAGACCTTACCAAATTGAATTTCCAACCATTTAAACCTTTTACCATGTTTTTACCTAGAATACCAGGTTTCCATCCTACGTGTCTGTTACCAATGCCACGTAAGCCATAGTATATATGTTATTGTTTTACAATTTTCATTTTACCCCCCTGAAAAAATTAGGTCAAATCATTCTGAAAAAAGCAAAGGCGAAAACGAAAGTTAGGGCAATGGCAAAATCGAAGAAGACGAAGACGAGCAAGACGAGCAAGACGAAAACGAGTCAGTCAAAGAAGACGGCGCGGTCAAGCAAGACGACACAGTCAAGCCAGAGTGAGAAGACGACTCAGTCAAGCCATTCAACCAAGAAAACCAATGTTGTGAACAGGGACGAACCTGTAGAAGAAGAAGTTATTGAAGATGGAAAGGTACGAATTTTAGGGTTTGTCATTATTTTAGGGTTTAACAAATTTTAGGTTTTGTCATTATTTTAGGGTTTAACAAATTTTTCATTTCCTTAAAAATTTTCAGAATATGCATTTAATCAGTGTTGTTTTCAATCATGGAGGGGAATTTGTGAGAATGGGTGACGGGAATATGATATACAGGGGAGGGGTAACGACACATGTAACTGACATTCTCATTGACAACTTTACCATGATTTGCGTTAACAAGTTGTTGAATGAGTGGGGTTACAGTGAAGGCACATTTAGGGTATGGACAAAGGTTGTTGAAATTGATcccaactttttccaaattaagAAAGATGATGACTGCTATGATGTAGCTGCATTTTCTTATGCCAATGAAGTAGAGGGTGTCATGTATGTAGAGCATGATGTAGTAGAGGTCTCATTTCAGTTGTTAGTCCTAGATGTGTTAATGAAATAGATGTTCAGGATCATAATGATGAAGAAGTAGTGGAAGGATTAGGAGATAGTGAGGATGAACGTGCCACTGGGTTGGAGGATGGGTTTGAAGGTGTAGATGTTTCTGTACCTAGGAAGGAAGCTCCTTCCCTATCAGATGTTATGAGGGGTtcagaaaagaaagaaatggaaGATGGAGATGAATATGTTACTGACGAGTTGGACAGCTCAGACCCTGATTTATCAGATGAGGACAAAGGTCACaagtttgaaaagtttaaaaaggaGCATTTCAATAAGAATTTTAAATTTGAGTGGGGTATGGAGTTTAATTCCCTTGATGAGTTTAGAGAAGCTATACGTGAGTGGTCAGTATTAAATGGTAGGGAAATAAAGTTTGTGAAAAACGAGAGCTACAGGGTTAGGGTGGAATGTAGGGCCAAGTGTGGGTTTTTAATACTTTGTTCAAAGGTGGGACACAGACATACTTTTGCTATAAAAACAATAGTTGATAAgcacacatgtgctagggttcTAGACAATAGATCTGCAAGCTCAAGGTGGGTGGCCAAGGCTGTTGTAAAAAAGATGCAAACatcacaaagtgttaggattactGACATTATTCAAGACTTGAGGCATAATTTTTCTGTGGGCATCACTGTTGCAAGGGCATGGAAGGCAAAGCTCATAGCTAAGAGGATACTTGAGGGAGATGCAGATAGGCAATATGCTGATTTGAGGAGGTATGCATCTAAGCTACATAGAGTTAACCTTGGAAATACTGTGAGTATCACTGTCAACAGACCTAATCCATCCATACAACCAAGATTTGGGTCCTTTTACTTTTGTTTTGATGGTTGCAAAAAGGGGTTCACTAATGGCTGCAGACCCTTCATTGGGGTAGATGGGTGTCACTTGAAAACAAAATATGGTGGTCAGTTGCTAATTGTTGTGGGTAGGGACCCTAATGACCAGTATTTCCCTCTAGCATTTGGAGTTGTTGAAATAGAGAACAAGGAAACTTGGAAATGGTTTATTgatttgcttatgggtgacattGGGCAGGACAACAGATATGTGTTTATATCTGACCAACAAAAGGTTAGTTCTATAGTTATGTGTCTTTGTGAAAATTTTCTCTTCTTTGTGGTATTTGTTGTTTGTGACAAATTATATGTCTTTGACTTTGTGATTGCAGAGACTGGTTTCAGTTTTTGAAGACATGGGTTAAAGGGTGGAACACAGACTGTGTTTGAGACATCTATATGCTAACTTCAAAAAGAAATTTGGAGGAGGAGCATTGATAAGGGACTTGATGATGGGGGCAGAAAAAGCAACATACTACCAAGGATGTATGACCAAGATGAACGAGCTAAAAGAACTTGATCCAAAGGCATGGAGTTGGCTTATGGGAGTTCAACTAAAAAGctggtgtaagcatgcttttaATTTTTTCCCAAAATGTGATGTTCTAATGAACAACATTTCTGAGTCTTTCAATGCAACAATACTAGATGCTAGGGACAAGCCAATTCTGACCATGTGTGAATGGATCAGAAAGTATTTAATGAATAGGTGCTCAACATCTGCTTTGAAGCTAGAAAAATGGCCACATAAGGTCATGCCCATACCTAGGAAAAGATTAGACAAAGAGGTTGCATTGAGTGCTCATTAGATGCCTACTTGGGCAATGAATAAGTAGTTTCAGGTCACACATTCTTTCAATACCCAAGAGTTTATAGTGGATATCTCAAAAAGGTCTTGCAGTTGTAACTTTTGGGAGCTGGTGGGCATTCCCTGTAGGCATGCTGTAGCAGCATTAGGTtttagacaacaaaaccttgaGGATTTTGTGGATGAGTGTTACTCTAGAGATAAGTATAAGTCTTGTTATAGTTTTGCTATTAGTCCCATTAATGGCCAGGATATGTGGCCTGAAGTAGAATCAGATGAATTGTTGCCACCAATATTTAAAAAGGGTCTAGGGAGGCCTAGAAAGCTAAGGATCTGAGAGACTGGTGAAGATGGGGCAAGAAGAAGGTTGCCAGGAGTCTCCTATAAATGTACAACATGTGATAAGTTTGGGCATAATGCACAGACTTGTAAAAGCTCAGTTCAAGATGAAAATGCTCTCAAGAGAAAGGTATGATGTACAAACCTAAGGTGTTGTTAATGTGTGACTAttgagaatgataattctaactGATATTTCTGATGTTTGATAGAAAAAGTGAAGACAACTGCATCAACACAAACAACTCAGCATGCAGATGGAGAGGGTTTTACTCAAAATGCTGCAAACCATGATGAAGATGCTGTAGAAACACAGGCAAGTGTAGTTATCCCTACTGATGCAACACAAGCAAGTCAAGTTAACCCTACTGATGCAACACAAGCAAGTGAATTTATCCCAACTGATCCAGCTCAGACTGACTATTTTGATGGAATTTCTGATGATATCATAACAAGCCTACCAGACATCACCACTGCACAGAATTACAAAGAGGCCACCAAGAAAAAGAAAGTAGTGAAAGAGCTCAAGCCAATGAGAAAGAGGTCAAGTGAAAGAATCaagataaattggtttaaaaaaccaaaaccatTTACAGGGCCAGGTTCCAATAGTGACCAACCAATGTCATTGACAAATGAAGAGGAGGGTAGTGGATCAAAGAAATCAAACAAGAAAGCAAAGAAATAGAATCCTATCTCTTTATGTTTTGTCTCATGTTTTATGTAAACTTTATGACAATGTTATGTTTTGTGTAAGTTTATGGTGTTTTGAACAAGTGATCTTTGACTGATCTTTGAGTGGTGTAAGTTAATGTTATGTTTGAACAAGTTAATGGTGTTTTGTGTAAGTTATTGTTCTGACAGTATAAGACTTAATGTCTTGATTAATATGGACAACATTTTGTGCTCATTACCTGTTTACAATTTATTTTCTGGTGCACAATTGATTCATTACACCTTATAAACAAAACAATGAGGTAGTTTAATACATCTAAAGCCATAAATTGTAAACAAAATTTTCCATTAATTTATTTGAGGTTTACATAATTTTCCCATCACAAGACTACAACAACTTAAACCAAACATACTATAACAACTTAAcacaagcatactacaacaatcTTATTATTATAGAACTCTAATGCCTAAATCTTGAACTTCAAAATCACTGCAAACATGATCAAGCAAAACATGAAGCCCATTTTCATCTGAAACATCTTCTTCTGCATTATGGTAACTTTCAACTTTGTTTTTTCAAGCCTTTTCACTGTTATTTCCAACTTCACCAATGCAACATTACATTTCTTGCATTCACGATTTTCACTCTTTGAACTTTCACCCATGGCTGTGGCAAATTAATCGTCCCATAAAAACAAGTCACAAGAATTAAGACCCTACAAACATCAACAAAAAATTGGcataaaacacacacacacacatatatatatatatatatatatatatatatatatatatatatatatatatatatatatatatatgttgagtCAAATTAACCCAGCCAAATATATAAATCATACGACATATTACCCCAGCCAAACGACACTTCCAAAACTTCCGATTTCTATTTTGCATTGTATTTGCTACCCACATCTTCATTGGAAAACGACAACCACACTGGGGAACACTCGTAATCTCATGCGAGTTGTTGCTTCCGTTGCTGTAGCTTTGTTCCATGCCTATTACTGATGATGAcgacgaagaagatgatgaagaacaaCACTGCGCAGCCGTTGATGATGGACACGATTTGCCAAACCCTAGTGTTCACAGTTTTTGATTTGGGTATTTTATGGTCCGTGAGGAAGAAGGAGGGAAAAAGATGATGATGTGCCAACGTGGCAATTGGTTAAAAAAAAATGGCATTGGTAACAGACATGTAGGATGGCAACCCGGTGTTCTAGGTAAAAACATGGTAAAAGGTTTAAATGGCTGGAATCTGCATTTGGTAAGGTCTgcgcaacaatttttttttaaagggggcaaAACCAAATCTCGCTTGTTTGGAAGGGGGTAAAAGGTATTTAACCCAAGGGCAAATGAACAAATCTCGAAGCATCACTTTTAACCCAAATAGGCGTATGTGGTATTCTCATACTCCCCAATGGTTGCAACTTATTATCTCTAAGCAAGCTAGAAAAGTGAATATCTTTATTCTACTCATTCAACCATTGTTATTAAGGAAACCACTTGTTATTGGATCTCTCACAACAACAAGTTGTAATCTACTCCTAAGTCGACCATGCAAAGAAATAAACTTATAACAGGTTGACATATAATAAAACAAGACACTCAACCACACATCATGTCACATAAAAACAACTTAATATTAATTTCTCATTGCTCAACTACTAAAGGTTTAACTCATAATGAGCTGAGTACAAACTACAGATATGGTTCTCAAAAGGAACATCTTTAAACACATAATGAAATAGAGATGAAAACCAAAGAGAGACTTGAGAACTTCTTGAGAATGATGATCTTCAAGAGATAACTCATGTCGTGTCAGGGCTCCACAGCTGGTACAAGATTGGGTGAGAAGAAGAAAACTCTATCAACTCTCCACTATTCATCACAATTATAACTTATGtatttctcttggaattggtgaACTCCTTCTCAATCTCATCAAGGTTATATTTCTAGTCCTAAGGTAAGGTTCTTGTGTTATCTTGGATCATGGGCCTAAAGTGAAGAAATCACCTCAAGCTCATTACGAAATCAACATAATCCTTCAAGGTTCTCTACGCGGCTAACAAAGAAACGGGTACATAATTTGTTGGTGGGAGACAAGGCGTAGTCAGGCAGACTGTCACGACATGGGTGATGGCGGCGTTGTAGAGATAGTGTAGTGTACTATTGTACCATGCTTTTGCCAATGGTATATTTCCGTATACTTTTACGGAGATGAATATCCAAACTAAATTATGGCAAAAATGAGAGTGTGACTCACTTACGAAGGGATGTGGTGCATATGCGGTAATTACAGAGATGCATCTACGGAGTCATTTTTGGTAAAATGAGAATATGACTCACCTACGCATGAATTTTGCGTATATGGATGCGTGCGAAAATATACTTTTATGGATTAAAGACAATTTTTGATTTGCATAAGATAGCTCTCCATCACTGAGGAATGACATATGACATTATTATGAAGAAGCATCTCCAGACTCAATTCTGGTAAAATGAAGGTGTAACTAACCTACACATGAATTTCAGATAAAATAGATACGTCCGAAAATATATTTCcaaactaaaaaataataattttgagttTAGATAGAATGACTGACCACCAATAAGAGTTAGAAAAATAATATTCACAAAATGTAACTAAATTTTGGGTTGTGCAGTCCGCCAAACCCCTATATGCTATAAGCTTTGATACATTAGAGCACCTCCAGTGTGAGGAATTTTGCACGAGTGCGCTAagtgtggagagagagagagagagagagagagagagagagagagagagagagtaaaatttggtctttttttattttattttggagtaTTCCAAGTGGCAGTCGGGTTCCTTCAGCAAGGGATGCATAAAGTTGAGtcctttgattaaaaaaaataatatattagttaTTATAGCATATATTTGTGAGGTAAAAGTAATAAAATATTCATATGTAAGATAAAATTGTGGGACCTAGTGTGAGTTCTATAGAATTGTATCATTGGAGTAAAATTAATTGAATTGTTTTAAAATGATGTAGATTAGTATGACTCACAAAATAACCTAAATATGAGCTGCACCATCGTGCTCTTATATAAAAGAAAGttcttagagcatctccaatgatAGGAACTTAGATTGCTTAGCTTTTAAGTTttgtttcttaattttttttacctttgGAGTGTGATGACATGGCACCATTGATTGCTTAAATCTAAGGGATAGGACTTCATGAAACAACTTGAAAAGTAGAGAACTTATCATTAGATATATTATTTTTGAGGCAATTCAATTGAAATAGTAATAGTACAAGGTGTTTGTCAATTGTCAATTATAGTGCAATTATAACAATATAATTTGGTGGGGCCTAATATACATCGCTTATATATAACTATCATTGGAGCAAAAATAATTTAGATTGTTTATGAATTGCTTAAATGCAATGTGGCAATTTAGACTCACAAAATATAACACAAACAATCAAAACCAAAGAATATTCtcccattggagatgctcttaggcACTTTCAATAGACAAAGACGCAACAGTGACACAATCATCTCTAAAATTTACATACACAACTGTAAAATCTTAAATGTAGATGTCCATGGTAACAATATAGATATTTGTCCATTAAACTTATCTATCAAATCAAAAGATGTTTACataatataattttgaatttgaattacacGAAAATTTGAGATTTTACAGTTAATTCAAATCGGGAAAAAGTGTAATATCCTCATAACTGCATCAACTATACGCGAACACACTTTATTATAAAACTAAACAGTACAATTTAACAAACAACCGATTAATGTTAaacttctttctttctctttctcttaggTTACTAGAGAATTTCAACATGTATTATTGCGTTCAAGCCCCGAAAATATTAATGCAGCAAATGGTCAAAGAAAGCCTTTGTAATTGTTCAACTCTCCCCATACCGTCATCTCAACTTCTTCCCATGACTCTGATGATGTTAGTTCTTCCCATAGGCTAAAAATAGCTCCCAAGACATTATCATCATGCAAAATACAATAACACCTACAGTTACAAAATAAAGAAATCCAAATGAGTTACATTATTAACTAGTATAATGTATATAACTCACAGTAAACGCAATACTGAGGCAATATTGTATAAGTAATGATAGGTTATGTGGATTTTAATACACGGATATGGCTCTGGGGATGAAGTTAAATACCAGAAAAGCCAATTTAATGGGTCTGCAGCCTTAGCAGTCATAGGTATATtgtttcatattttatataaatcCACATTCAAACTGAAACACTTTAAGTTGATAAGAAACTAGTTACAAAAGAGAATTATGGTGACAGTACTTACATAGCAGCATATGAAAGTCGACCAAACTTTTGACCACCCTCTGTCGACTCGCACTTCGATAGGTTGCATGGAAAAGGAAGTTTGTAACTTTCTaaaaattt
Encoded proteins:
- the LOC131657873 gene encoding uncharacterized protein LOC131657873, which produces MAKSKKTKTSKTSKTKTSQSKKTARSSKTTQSSQSEKTTQSSHSTKKTNVVNRDEPVEEEVIEDGKNMHLISVVFNHGGEFVRMGDGNMIYRGGVTTHVTDILIDNFTMICVNKLLNEWGYSEGTFRVWTKVVEIDPNFFQIKKDDDCYDVAAFSYANEVEGVMYVEHDVVEDHNDEEVVEGLGDSEDERATGLEDGFEGVDVSVPRKEAPSLSDVMRGSEKKEMEDGDEYVTDELDSSDPDLSDEDKGHKFEKFKKEHFNKNFKFEWGMEFNSLDEFREAIREWSVLNGREIKFVKNESYRVRVECRAKCGFLILCSKVGHRHTFAIKTIVDKHTCARVLDNRSASSRWVAKAVVKKMQTSQSVRITDIIQDLRHNFSVGITVARAWKAKLIAKRILEGDADRQYADLRRYASKLHRVNLGNTVSITVNRPNPSIQPRFGSFYFCFDGCKKGFTNGCRPFIGVDGCHLKTKYGGQLLIVVGRDPNDQYFPLAFGVVEIENKETWKWFIDLLMGDIGQDNRYVFISDQQKRLVSVFEDMG